The Actinomycetes bacterium DNA window GAGTGCCGACGCCACGCTGCTGTACTACGCCAGCGTGCGGCACTGAGCGGGCCGCAACGGATACCCCCGGGGGAATACCGCGGGCATAGAATCGGTTTTCGGCACCGAAGCCCTGTCGACCCCCTTGAGGATGCACCGTGACCGACGTCCGCAACGTCATCATCATCGGCTCCGGACCCGCCGGCTACACCGCCGCCGTCTACGCAGCCCGCGCCAACCTGGCGCCGCTGGTCTTCGAAGGCGCGGTGACCGCAGGTGGGGCGCTCATGAACACCACCGAGGTGGAGAACTTCCCCGGCTTCCCCGACGGCGTCATGGGTCCCGACCTGATGGACAACCTGCGCAAGCAGGCCGAGAAGTTCGGCGCCGAGCTGGTCGCCGACGACGTCACCGCCGTGGACCTCACCGGCGAGATCAAGGTCGTCACCGACGGTTCCGGCGGCACCCACCGGGCCCGCTCGGTCATCGTGGCCACCGGCTCCGGTTACCGCGAGCTGGGCCTGCCGAACGAGAAGCGGCTGTCCGGGCACGGCGTGTCGTGGTGTGCGACCTGCGACGGGTTCTTCTTCCGCGACCAGGACATCGCGGTCGTCGGCGGTGGAGACACCGCCATGGAGGAGGCCACCTTCCTCACCCGGTTCGCCCGCTCGGTCACGATCGTGCACCGGCGCGACACGCTGCGCGCGTCCAAGGTCATGGCCGACCGCGCCCTCGCCAACGACAAGATCCGCTTCGCCTGGAACTCCGAGGTCGTCGACGTCCTGGGCGACGGCAAGGTGACCGGGGTCCGACTGCGCAACATCGTCACCGGCGAGGAGTCCACCCTCGACGCCACCGGGCTGTTCCTGGCCATCGGGCACGACCCGCGCAGCGACCTGTTCGTCGGCCAGCTGCACCGGGACGAGGAGGGCTACCTCATCGTCGACCACCCCAGCACCCGGACCAACGTGCCCGGCGTGTTCGCCTGCGGCGACGTCGTCGACCACATCTACCGACAGGCCATCACCGCGGCCGGCACCGGCTGCCAGTCCGCCCTCGACGCCGAGCGGTTCCTGGCCGACCTGGACGACGCGGCCGCCACCGGCCAGCCGTCCGCGGCCGCACACTCCTCCGTCACCGTCTGATCCGCGTGAGAGGGTTCGACGAGCGGTCGCCGGACCAGCTCAGCGGACCGCCCCGAACTCGACCCGAACTTAGAAGAAGGAGCCCCCCATGGGTGCCCACGCCAAGGCTGTGACTGACGACTCGTTCGCCACCGACGTGCTGGCCAGCGAGAAGCCGGTCATCGTCGACTTTTGGGCCGAGTGGTGCGGCCCGTGCCGCGCGGTGTCACCGATCCTCGAGGAGATCGCCGGCGAGCACGCCGACAAGATCTCGGTGGTCAAGCTCAACGTCGACGAGAACCCGCGCACGGCGGCCGCCTACGGGATCACCTCGATCCCGACCATGAACGTCTACCAGGGCGGCCAGCTGGTCAAGCAGATCATCGGCGCCAAGCCCAAGGCCGCGCTGCTGCGCGACCTGGCCGGCTTCATCGCCTGACCGATCGAGAGGCCTCCCGCCGGTAGCATGCCGAGCCAGCGGCAACCGAAGGCTGGCAGCTGATGGCGCATTCCACGTACCGGCTCGGCGACCACGGCACGGCCGTGGCCGAGGTCCGCGTGCTGCTGTACCGGCTGGACCTGCTGGCCCGGCCCGCGGACACCGTCGACCTACGTGCCGGCGACCTGTTCGACCGCGACGTCGACCGTGCGGTGCGCACCTTCCAGCAGCGCCGCGGGGTGACCGTCGACGGCATCGTCGGCCCGGTCACCTGGCGGCTGCTGGAGGAGGCGCACTGGCGGCTCGGGGACCGCGTGCTGGCCCACGTCCCCGGCCACCTGCTCGCCGGGGACGACGTCACGACCCTGCAGCGCCGGCTGCTCGACCTGGGCTTCGACGTCGGCCGGGTGGACGGCGTGTTCGGAACGCACACCGAGCGGGCGGTCAAGGAGTTCCAGCGCAACGTCGGCAGCACGGTTGACGGACTGTGCGGACCCCTCACGTTCCGGGCCCTGGAGCGGCTCAGCCGCACGGTCGTCGGCGGGGCGCCGGAGGCGCTGTGGGAGGCCGAGCGAATCCGGCACCGGGGCCGGCTGCGGGTCGTGCTGATCGACCCGGGGCACGGGGGCCTGGACCGGGGTGCCTGCGCGCCCGAGCGGCCGGAGGTCGATGAGGCCCGGCTGGCCGAGGACCTCGCCGCGCGGGTCGAGGGCCGGCTGGCCGTGTCCGGTGTGGTGGTCCACCTGAGCCGGGGCCGGCTGCGTCCGGGTGACCCGGCTCCAGACGACGGGGAGCGGGCCGCCGTGGCCAACCGGCTGGACGCCGACCTGGTCATCTCGCTGCACTGCGACGCCTCCGCCGACCGGATGGCCAACGGCGTGGCCACCTACTACTACGGCAATCGGGCGCTGGGGGTGCACTCCGCGATCGGGGAGACCTTCGCCGGGTTGGTCCAGGACGAGATCGCGGCCCGCACCGGCCTGCGGGACTGCCACACCCATGGCAAGACCTGGGGGCTGCTGCGGCACACCGTGATGCCCGCCGTGCGGATCGAGGTGGGATACCTCACCCACCCGCAGGACGCCGCCCGGCTGGCCGACCCGGCGTTTCGCGACCTGGTGGCCGAGGCGGTCGTGGCCGCCGTCCAGCGGCTGTCCGAGCCCCGCGACGAGGACCCGCGGGTGCTCAGACTGCCTCACCTCGTGGGCTGAGCGGCCCGGAGGTGGAGCGCGGGGCCCGCACCGGGATCGGCCGGCCGCGGTGCACCGAGCCGAGCAGCCGCTCGAGCGCCCCCTCGACGTCCTCCCGCCAGGACAGCGCCGTGCGCAGGTCCAGCCGCAGCCGCGGGTAGCGCGGGTGCGGCCGCACGGTCTTGAACCCGACGCCGAGCAGGAAGCCCACCGGCGGGGTGCACGAGTCGGCCAGCTGCTGGGCGCCCGGCCGGGCGTCCCCGTAGGCCTCCATGGCCCGGATCCCACGCCGGGTCAGGTCCTTGGCCACCGACTGCACCAGCACCCGGCCCAGACCGCCCCCTCGGTGCGCCGGGCGCACGTCGACGGTGGTGAGGAGCACGGCGTCCGGGGCCACCGGCGCGGTCGGGAAGCGGGTCTCGCCGGGCAGGTACGCCGGGGGCGCGTACAGCGCGTGGCCGGCGACCTCGCCGTCCAGGTAGAGGACCCGCCCGCACGACCCCCAGTCGAGCAGCGCGGCCGAGACCCATGCCTCCTTCTCGGCAGCGGCCGCACCCCGGTCGTGGGCCCGGCGCCCGCTCATCGGGTCCAGCTCCCACAGCACGCAGCTGCGGCACCGGGTCGTCAGGTCGTCCAGGTTGTCCAGCGTCAGCCCGACGACGCGTCGCGCCACTGCCGGTCACCCCCGCAGGACGGCGTGCCGGTCGCTGGAGGCCCGCGGCGGCAGGTAGCCCGACGATCCAGCCGAGGAACGGCGCCGAGGCAGCAGCAGCTCGACGAGGAACGCGGCCGCGGCCCCGAGCAACAGGCCTGCGACCACCCACCGCAGGACTTTCACCACCGCCACCTCCGGAGGGTCGACGGCCCCGGAGGCCGGCCCATGAGGCATCGTAGGCGGCACGGCGCGGGTACGTTCGGTGCGTCGCTGAGGTCAGGGCCTGCCGGTCAGGGCCTGCACCAGGAGGGAGCCGCCGGTGGACCACGGTCCGGGCAGCACCGGCTCCCGGCTGGACCCCTGGCTGGACTCCTATGCGCAGCGCGCCCGCTCGATGACGGCGTCGGAGATCAGGGCCCTGTTCGCGGTCGCCTCCCGTCCCGAGGTGGTCTCGCTGGCCGGCGGGATGCCGTTCGTCTCGGCGCTGCCGCTCCACACGGTGGCGGACGCCGTGCACCGGCTGATCGCCGAGCGTGGCGCGACGGCGCTGCAGTACGGCTCCGGGCAGGGCGACGTGGGGCTTCGGGAGCAGATCGCCGCGGAGGTGATGCCGACCGTCGGGGTGCAGCCGCACCCGGACGACGTCGTCGTCACCGTCGGCTCGCAGCAGGCTCTCGACCTGGTCACCCGGCTGTTCTGCGACCCGGGGGACGTCGTCATCGCCGAGGCGCCGTCCTACGTCGGGGCCCTGTCGGTGTTCGCGGCCTACCAGGTCGACGTGGTGCACGTGCACATGGACGACGAAGGACTGGACCCGGTCGCCCTCGAGGAGGCGCTGTCCCGGCTGGCTGCGCAGGGCCGGCGGGCCAAGCTGCTCTACACGATCCCGTCGTTCCACAACCCGGCCGGAGTCAGCCAGGGGCCGGCGCGGCGGTCCGCGGTGCTGGCCGTGGCGGAACGACACGGGCTGCTGGTCCTCGAGGACGACCCCTACGGGCTGCTGGGCTTCGACGGTGTCGTCCCGCGGGCGCTGCGGGCGGACTCCGCGGACGGTGTGGTGTACCTGGGCACCTTCTCCAAGACGTTCGCGCCGGGTGTCCGGGTGGGCTGGGCGGTGGCGCCGCACGGTGTCCGGGAGAAGCTGGTGCTGGCCGCCGAGGCGGCGGTGCTGTGCCCCCCGGCGTTCAGCCAGCTGGCCGTGTCCACCTACCTCGCCGAGGAACCCTGGTGGGAGCAGGTGAAGACGTTCCGCGAGCTGTACCGGGAGCGCCGCGACGCCCTGCTCGAGTCGATGGCCGCGCTGCTCCCCGAGGGGACCAGCTGGACCGTGCCCGGCGGCGGCTTCTACTCGTGGGTCACCCTGCCGAGCGAGCTGGACGCCGCCGCCATGCTTCCGCGGGCGGTGACGGCGCGGGTGGCCTACGTGCCCGGGACGGCGTTCTACTCGGGGGCGGCCCGAGCCGACGGCCGGCGGTCCATGCGGCTGTCGTACTGCTATCCCGAGCCGGACCGCATCCGGGAGGGCGTGCGGCGGCTGGCCGCGGTCATCGAGCAGGAGCTCGACCTCTTGTCGACCTTCGGGTCCGCCCATGGGCCATTGGCTGACGCTGCAGTGGATGTTCCGACCCCCGACTCGGCCTGACTCCGTCCTTACTTGGCTCGATCCCGGCAACCCCGACAAGGAAGGCGCCTGACGTGACGATCGTGGTCCTCGCCGGCGGGCTGTCGCACGAGCGCGACGTTTCGCTACGGTCCGGCCGCCGGGTCCTGGACGCGCTGCGCGGCGCCGGCACCGAGACCCGGCTGCTCGACGTCGACTCCGCGTTGCTGAGCCGGCTCGAGGCCGACCGTCCCTCCGTCGTCGTCCCGCTGTTGCACGGGGCCTCCGGTGAGGACGGCGCGCTGCGCGACGTGCTCGAGCTGCTCGGCCTGCCCTACCTGGGCTCGCGCCCGAGCGCCTGTCGGACCGCCTTCGACAAGCCCAGTGCGAAGGCCGTGGTGGCCGCCGCCGGGTTGGCCACGCCGGCGTCCGTCGCCCTGCCGCACTCGACGTTTCGCGAGCTGGGGGCCAGCGCGGTGCTCGACGCCATCGTGGGGAGTCTCGGCCTGCCGTTGATGGTCAAACCGGCCCGAGGGGGCTCGTCGTTGGGTGCGGTGGTCGTTCGGTCCGCCGGCGACCTGCCCGCCGCCATGGTGGGCAGCTTCTCCTACGGGGACACCGCGCTGGTCGAGCAGTACGTCGCGGGCACCGAGGTCGCGGTGGCCGTGCTGGAGCGGGACGGGCGCGCCGAGGCGCTGCCCGCGGTGGAGATCGTCCCGGACAGCGGCTTCTACGACTACACCGCGCGGTACGTCGCCGGCGCCACCGAGTTCTTCGCGCCGGCCCGGCTGTCCGCGGACGTGGCCGAACGCTGCGCTCAGGCGGCGCTGGACGCACACCGGGCGCTCGGTCTGCGGGACCTGTCCCGGACCGACCTCATCGTGGACCCGGCCGGCCTGCCCTGGTTCCTCGAGGTGAACGTGGCCCCCGGGATGACCGAGACCTCGCTGTTCCCGCAGGCCGTGGCCGCCGCCGGGCTCGACCTGGGCGAGCTGCTCGCCGAGCTGGCCGCGGCGGCGACCACCCGGGGTGCGGACCCGCGCACGGAGGGGGTCGCGGGCTGACCCGGCCCGGAGTCGACGTATGTCACTCCATGGAGTCAGTGACTACTCTGAGTGACCGGGGGTCGCGTCCAGCAGCGCGACGATCCGGGCCAGGTCGTCCCGCGACGCGAACTCGATCACCAGCTTCCCGTGCCGACGGCCCTGGTCGACCTTGACCCGGGTCTCGAACCGGTCGGACAGCCGAGCCGCGAGGTCGGCCAGCTCGGGGGCGACCGGGCGACCGCCGCGCCGCCGCGGCGCCGGCGCCTCGTCGTCCCCCACCGTGACGATCTCCTCGACCGCACGCACCGACAGCCCCTCGGCCGCGATCCGGTGCGCCAGCCGGTCCTGCGCCTGCGGGTCCGGCAGCGCAAGCAACGCCCGGGCATGGCCGGCCGACAGCACCCCGGCTGCCAACCGCCGCTGCACCGAGGGCGGCAGCCGCAACAGCCGCAACGTGTTGCTGATCTGCGGCCGGGACCGGCCCAGCCGCTGGGCCAGCTCCTCGTGGGTGCAGCCGAAGTCCTTGAGCAGCTGGTCGTAGGCCGCGGCCTCCTCCAGCGGGTTCAGCTGGCTGCGGTGCAGGTTCTCCAGCAGCGCGTCCCGCAGCAGGTCGTCGTCCCCGGTGTCCCGGACGATGGCCGGGATCGCGGTCAGGCCGGCCTCCCGGCAGGCCCGCCAGCGCCGCTCGCCCATGACCAGCTCGTAGCGGTCGGCACCGATCGGGCGGACCACCACCGGCTGCAGCAGGCCGATCTCCCGCACCGAGTGCACGAGCTCGGCCATGGCCTCCTCGTCAAAGTGCTGCCGCGGCTGCCGCGGGTTAGGGGTGATGGCCGTGATCGGCAGCTCGGCGAAGTGCGCCCCGGCCACCGGCTGCGGCAGGTCCACCGGGCGCAGCTCCGGCTCGGCCACCTCGGTGACGGGCGGGGCCGTGGGGATGAGTGCGCCCAGCCCACGGCCGAGACCACCATGCCGTTGGGTCACCGCTGCACCTCCGGGGACTCGGTGGGAACCTGCCGGGCCAGCTCGCGGGCCGCCTCGAGGTAGGACAGTGCCCCCGGTGAGCCGGGGTCATAGGTGAGCACGGTCTGGCCGTAGCTCGGCGCCTCGGACACCCGCACCGACCGGGGCACCACGGTGGGCAGCACCTGCGCCCCGAAGTGGGCCCGCACCTCGTCGGCCACCTGCGCCGCCAGCCGGGTGCGCCCGTCGTACATGGTGAGCAGGATGCTCGACACGTGCAGCTCGGGGTTGAGGTGCGCCTTGATCATGTCCACGGTGCGCAGCAGCTGTTCGAGGCCCTCCAGCGCGTAGTACTCGCACTGGATCGGGATGAGCACCTCGCGGGCCGCCACCATGGCGTTGAGCGTGAGCAGCCCGAGGGACGGCGGGCAGTCGACGAAGACGTAGTCGAACCCGGGCTCGCCGGCCAGGAACGCCTCCAGCGCGCGGCGCAGCCGGGACTCGCGGGCCACCATCGAGACGAGCTCGATCT harbors:
- the trxB gene encoding thioredoxin-disulfide reductase, which gives rise to MTDVRNVIIIGSGPAGYTAAVYAARANLAPLVFEGAVTAGGALMNTTEVENFPGFPDGVMGPDLMDNLRKQAEKFGAELVADDVTAVDLTGEIKVVTDGSGGTHRARSVIVATGSGYRELGLPNEKRLSGHGVSWCATCDGFFFRDQDIAVVGGGDTAMEEATFLTRFARSVTIVHRRDTLRASKVMADRALANDKIRFAWNSEVVDVLGDGKVTGVRLRNIVTGEESTLDATGLFLAIGHDPRSDLFVGQLHRDEEGYLIVDHPSTRTNVPGVFACGDVVDHIYRQAITAAGTGCQSALDAERFLADLDDAAATGQPSAAAHSSVTV
- the trxA gene encoding thioredoxin, translated to MGAHAKAVTDDSFATDVLASEKPVIVDFWAEWCGPCRAVSPILEEIAGEHADKISVVKLNVDENPRTAAAYGITSIPTMNVYQGGQLVKQIIGAKPKAALLRDLAGFIA
- a CDS encoding N-acetylmuramoyl-L-alanine amidase; the protein is MAHSTYRLGDHGTAVAEVRVLLYRLDLLARPADTVDLRAGDLFDRDVDRAVRTFQQRRGVTVDGIVGPVTWRLLEEAHWRLGDRVLAHVPGHLLAGDDVTTLQRRLLDLGFDVGRVDGVFGTHTERAVKEFQRNVGSTVDGLCGPLTFRALERLSRTVVGGAPEALWEAERIRHRGRLRVVLIDPGHGGLDRGACAPERPEVDEARLAEDLAARVEGRLAVSGVVVHLSRGRLRPGDPAPDDGERAAVANRLDADLVISLHCDASADRMANGVATYYYGNRALGVHSAIGETFAGLVQDEIAARTGLRDCHTHGKTWGLLRHTVMPAVRIEVGYLTHPQDAARLADPAFRDLVAEAVVAAVQRLSEPRDEDPRVLRLPHLVG
- a CDS encoding GNAT family N-acetyltransferase, with protein sequence MARRVVGLTLDNLDDLTTRCRSCVLWELDPMSGRRAHDRGAAAAEKEAWVSAALLDWGSCGRVLYLDGEVAGHALYAPPAYLPGETRFPTAPVAPDAVLLTTVDVRPAHRGGGLGRVLVQSVAKDLTRRGIRAMEAYGDARPGAQQLADSCTPPVGFLLGVGFKTVRPHPRYPRLRLDLRTALSWREDVEGALERLLGSVHRGRPIPVRAPRSTSGPLSPRGEAV
- a CDS encoding PLP-dependent aminotransferase family protein, whose protein sequence is MTASEIRALFAVASRPEVVSLAGGMPFVSALPLHTVADAVHRLIAERGATALQYGSGQGDVGLREQIAAEVMPTVGVQPHPDDVVVTVGSQQALDLVTRLFCDPGDVVIAEAPSYVGALSVFAAYQVDVVHVHMDDEGLDPVALEEALSRLAAQGRRAKLLYTIPSFHNPAGVSQGPARRSAVLAVAERHGLLVLEDDPYGLLGFDGVVPRALRADSADGVVYLGTFSKTFAPGVRVGWAVAPHGVREKLVLAAEAAVLCPPAFSQLAVSTYLAEEPWWEQVKTFRELYRERRDALLESMAALLPEGTSWTVPGGGFYSWVTLPSELDAAAMLPRAVTARVAYVPGTAFYSGAARADGRRSMRLSYCYPEPDRIREGVRRLAAVIEQELDLLSTFGSAHGPLADAAVDVPTPDSA
- a CDS encoding D-alanine--D-alanine ligase, whose amino-acid sequence is MTIVVLAGGLSHERDVSLRSGRRVLDALRGAGTETRLLDVDSALLSRLEADRPSVVVPLLHGASGEDGALRDVLELLGLPYLGSRPSACRTAFDKPSAKAVVAAAGLATPASVALPHSTFRELGASAVLDAIVGSLGLPLMVKPARGGSSLGAVVVRSAGDLPAAMVGSFSYGDTALVEQYVAGTEVAVAVLERDGRAEALPAVEIVPDSGFYDYTARYVAGATEFFAPARLSADVAERCAQAALDAHRALGLRDLSRTDLIVDPAGLPWFLEVNVAPGMTETSLFPQAVAAAGLDLGELLAELAAAATTRGADPRTEGVAG
- a CDS encoding ParB/RepB/Spo0J family partition protein; this encodes MTQRHGGLGRGLGALIPTAPPVTEVAEPELRPVDLPQPVAGAHFAELPITAITPNPRQPRQHFDEEAMAELVHSVREIGLLQPVVVRPIGADRYELVMGERRWRACREAGLTAIPAIVRDTGDDDLLRDALLENLHRSQLNPLEEAAAYDQLLKDFGCTHEELAQRLGRSRPQISNTLRLLRLPPSVQRRLAAGVLSAGHARALLALPDPQAQDRLAHRIAAEGLSVRAVEEIVTVGDDEAPAPRRRGGRPVAPELADLAARLSDRFETRVKVDQGRRHGKLVIEFASRDDLARIVALLDATPGHSE
- a CDS encoding ParA family protein, with translation MIDGSGRPDHDPGLRPNDVPRETEPDDTPIARAAATAVQVLTGQAGTLPRPERPRLITVANQKGGVGKTTSTVNLAAGLALHGLRVLVIDLDPQGNASTALGVPHQSGVPSVYEVLVDGVPLADVVHAVSGIPGLSAVPATIDLAGAEIELVSMVARESRLRRALEAFLAGEPGFDYVFVDCPPSLGLLTLNAMVAAREVLIPIQCEYYALEGLEQLLRTVDMIKAHLNPELHVSSILLTMYDGRTRLAAQVADEVRAHFGAQVLPTVVPRSVRVSEAPSYGQTVLTYDPGSPGALSYLEAARELARQVPTESPEVQR